One segment of Gemmatimonadota bacterium DNA contains the following:
- a CDS encoding NAD(P)-dependent oxidoreductase, with protein sequence MTRLQNILVTGDKGYIGSVLTTVLAERGFTVTGLDAGYYRDCLVDVAADTYKSEAGDIRDITTASLRGVDAIIHLAALSNDPLGEFSPDLTAAINLRGTLRLASAAREAGVKRFVYASSQSMYGISTTDAELDEDDSEKNAITTYAKTKWQAELALKAMATPEFTVVCFRPSTVFGASPRLRCDIVFNSMVACAYTTGRVEIKSDGTPWRPVVHVRDVSSAFIAGLEAPVSLVGGRSYNVGIPDGNFTVRDLAEAARRVTPGSEIVYTGEHGGDARSYRVSFARILTELKEWYRPEWTLDRGGADLVAMFKRTGFAAEQFRGAATNRLTQLKQLRGGGALDAELRWT encoded by the coding sequence GTGACGCGACTACAGAATATTCTTGTGACCGGCGACAAGGGGTATATCGGGTCCGTGTTGACGACCGTGCTCGCGGAGCGGGGATTCACGGTCACGGGGTTGGACGCCGGGTACTACCGCGACTGTCTCGTGGATGTCGCCGCCGACACTTACAAGTCCGAGGCCGGTGATATTCGTGACATCACAACAGCATCGCTTCGGGGGGTGGACGCGATCATCCACCTCGCGGCGCTGTCCAATGATCCGCTTGGGGAGTTTTCGCCGGATCTCACGGCCGCTATTAACCTGCGCGGAACTCTCCGGCTCGCGTCTGCGGCACGGGAGGCCGGTGTAAAGCGTTTCGTGTACGCGTCATCGCAGAGCATGTACGGGATCTCGACGACGGATGCGGAACTCGACGAAGATGACAGTGAGAAGAACGCCATTACAACTTACGCGAAGACCAAGTGGCAGGCAGAACTGGCCCTGAAGGCGATGGCCACGCCGGAGTTTACGGTGGTGTGCTTTCGTCCCTCTACAGTGTTCGGTGCGAGTCCACGCCTTCGCTGTGACATTGTGTTCAACAGCATGGTGGCCTGCGCGTACACCACGGGGCGTGTCGAGATCAAGAGCGACGGCACACCGTGGCGACCGGTTGTGCACGTGCGCGATGTTAGTTCGGCGTTCATCGCAGGGCTCGAAGCACCTGTGTCGCTCGTGGGCGGGCGTTCGTACAACGTGGGAATTCCGGACGGCAACTTCACCGTGCGCGATTTGGCGGAGGCGGCTAGGCGCGTGACGCCTGGCAGTGAAATCGTTTACACGGGCGAGCACGGTGGTGATGCGCGCTCATATCGAGTGAGTTTTGCGCGCATCCTGACCGAACTCAAGGAATGGTATCGCCCCGAATGGACGCTCGATCGCGGAGGGGCCGACCTTGTGGCGATGTTTAAGCGCACCGGGTTTGCGGCCGAACAATTTCGCGGCGCGGCGACGAACCGACTCACCCAGCTGAAACAACTGAGAGGCGGTGGTGCGCTCGACGCCGAACTTCGCTGGACATGA
- the pseF gene encoding pseudaminic acid cytidylyltransferase, whose translation MKSNRAIAVITARGGSKRIPRKNVRLMFGVPLVARAIGLVLESEQFDRIVVSTDDDEIARVSVAAGAEYLWRRPPSLADDRTGTSAVMAHAVEACEAEGVSAPLIACVYPGAVFVAPADYANAIRVLSEDERIDYVFTATDFHHPIQRALRQLPAGGCEMIAPQFAASRTQDLELAFHDAGQFYIGRRESWLAEKPVYTERSRMHLMPHSRVQDVDSLEDWARAEEIFRLTEMRLVHPSVVTNATPAASRAVDPK comes from the coding sequence GTGAAATCGAATCGAGCGATTGCCGTGATCACGGCCAGGGGAGGGAGCAAGCGAATACCGCGAAAGAACGTGCGCTTAATGTTTGGTGTGCCCCTAGTGGCGCGCGCGATTGGGCTCGTCTTGGAGTCGGAGCAATTTGATCGCATCGTGGTGTCGACCGATGACGACGAAATCGCTCGAGTCTCGGTCGCGGCCGGCGCGGAATACCTGTGGCGCAGGCCCCCTTCGCTCGCCGACGACCGCACCGGAACATCAGCCGTCATGGCCCATGCCGTCGAGGCTTGTGAGGCCGAGGGTGTGAGTGCACCGCTCATAGCGTGTGTTTATCCGGGAGCCGTCTTTGTGGCACCGGCAGATTATGCGAACGCCATTCGTGTACTTAGCGAGGACGAACGAATCGATTACGTTTTCACGGCGACCGATTTCCATCATCCCATACAGCGCGCCCTCCGCCAGCTTCCTGCGGGGGGCTGCGAGATGATAGCACCTCAGTTCGCTGCCAGTCGTACGCAGGATCTGGAACTCGCCTTTCACGACGCGGGGCAGTTCTATATCGGACGCCGCGAATCATGGTTGGCTGAAAAGCCCGTCTATACGGAACGAAGCCGAATGCACCTCATGCCGCATAGTCGAGTTCAAGACGTCGACTCGCTCGAAGATTGGGCCCGGGCAGAGGAGATCTTCAGGCTAACTGAAATGCGGCTCGTTCATCCGTCGGTCGTGACAAACGCGACTCCCGCCGCTTCTCGAGCAGTGGATCCAAAATGA
- a CDS encoding GNAT family N-acetyltransferase has product MESPGGPRVIYEIGESYFVRPLEEADLLGSYPTWFQDQEVCRYNSHGKFCHPIEYYRDYVAASAQERRIVWAVCHKQDGHVGNVSLQDISAVNRTAEFAILLGDKRHWGQGLGLLAGRVLLHHGFSKIDLYRIYCSTASTNIGMRKLAEKLGMTHEGTRRGHIFLEGARVDVVDFGIQRDEFTSDPS; this is encoded by the coding sequence ATGGAGTCACCTGGAGGTCCTCGAGTGATCTACGAGATAGGCGAATCGTATTTTGTGAGACCATTGGAGGAAGCTGACCTCCTCGGATCGTACCCCACGTGGTTTCAGGATCAGGAGGTGTGCCGATACAACTCACACGGAAAATTCTGTCATCCGATTGAGTACTACCGGGACTATGTCGCTGCCAGTGCGCAGGAGCGTCGCATCGTTTGGGCTGTTTGCCACAAGCAGGACGGACACGTCGGGAATGTTAGTTTGCAAGACATTTCTGCTGTCAATCGTACGGCGGAGTTCGCCATCTTACTTGGCGACAAGCGCCACTGGGGTCAAGGGTTGGGACTCCTAGCTGGCCGCGTTTTATTGCATCACGGGTTCAGTAAAATTGACCTTTACCGGATTTACTGCTCTACTGCTTCGACTAATATCGGAATGCGAAAGCTTGCCGAGAAGTTGGGTATGACGCACGAAGGCACTCGACGCGGGCACATCTTCCTTGAGGGTGCGCGGGTAGACGTCGTTGATTTTGGTATTCAGCGTGACGAGTTCACGAGCGACCCGAGCTGA
- a CDS encoding HAD-IIIA family hydrolase: MCGGLGTRLRPLTSTIPKPMAPVNGRPFLSYLVQQLKDQGVRRVLLLTGYLGETIQQFFGDGTAFGVEITYSKGPTEWETGRRLCEAKAALDATFLLLYADNYAPFRLERLAEFHRLQSAAITLSVQPSERPNIRMTAAGRVDRYDASRTAPGLEFVEIGYMIVERDAVVGFLDVQDVSLSTALHRLAAAGNVFGLVSRDPYHSISDMDRLRLTERYLAPKRIVLMDRDGTINARPGRAEYVRRWADFRWLESTVEAMQRLAAHGFRFIVLSNQAGIARGAVEASAVAEINAHMCEALRERGVDVLATYVCPHHWDAGCECRKPAPGLFFQASQAHQIRLDRTIYIGDDPRDSQAAFNACCSSVLIGPDRHGADGRMDQPDRVAESMLEIEGWIIARYEAWESMP, from the coding sequence TTGTGCGGTGGGCTGGGGACGCGGCTGCGTCCGCTCACCAGTACCATTCCGAAACCGATGGCGCCCGTAAATGGCCGGCCGTTTCTCTCGTATCTCGTGCAACAGTTGAAGGATCAGGGAGTCCGCCGGGTGCTGCTCCTCACCGGCTACCTCGGCGAGACGATTCAACAATTCTTCGGCGATGGGACGGCGTTCGGCGTCGAGATAACGTACTCGAAGGGCCCAACGGAGTGGGAAACCGGCCGCCGCCTCTGCGAAGCGAAGGCAGCGCTCGACGCGACGTTCCTGTTGCTTTACGCGGACAACTATGCGCCGTTTCGATTAGAACGGCTTGCGGAGTTCCACCGGTTGCAGAGCGCGGCGATCACACTGAGCGTGCAGCCTAGCGAACGGCCGAACATACGAATGACTGCCGCCGGGCGCGTCGATCGCTATGATGCGAGTCGAACGGCGCCAGGCCTCGAATTTGTCGAGATCGGCTACATGATAGTGGAGCGCGATGCGGTGGTCGGTTTTCTGGATGTTCAGGATGTCAGTTTGTCGACCGCGCTACACCGTTTGGCAGCGGCCGGCAACGTCTTCGGCTTGGTTAGTCGAGATCCCTACCACAGTATTTCGGATATGGATCGACTGCGGCTAACCGAGCGGTACCTCGCGCCCAAACGAATCGTTCTAATGGACCGTGACGGAACTATCAACGCCCGCCCCGGGCGCGCCGAATACGTGAGACGATGGGCGGATTTTCGTTGGCTCGAATCGACCGTCGAGGCCATGCAGCGGTTGGCGGCTCACGGATTCAGGTTCATCGTTCTGTCAAATCAGGCCGGGATCGCGCGGGGCGCGGTTGAGGCGAGCGCCGTGGCAGAGATCAACGCCCATATGTGTGAGGCGCTGAGAGAGCGGGGCGTCGATGTCCTCGCCACGTACGTATGTCCTCACCACTGGGACGCTGGGTGCGAATGCCGAAAGCCAGCGCCGGGCCTTTTTTTTCAGGCTTCACAAGCGCACCAAATTCGACTCGATCGTACTATTTATATCGGCGACGATCCACGGGACAGCCAAGCGGCGTTCAATGCCTGTTGCAGCAGTGTGCTCATTGGACCTGACCGCCATGGCGCCGACGGAAGGATGGATCAGCCGGACCGTGTCGCCGAATCCATGTTAGAGATAGAGGGTTGGATTATTGCACGATACGAAGCGTGGGAGTCGATGCCTTGA
- a CDS encoding glycosyltransferase family A protein has protein sequence MSDDRELESKCTAVPVVSVGMPVFNGGDALHRAIDSILSQTFTDFELIISDNHSTDGTADVCAEYAARDRRVRYIRQARNIGAVANFEFVRTQARGRYFMWASADDVRSSEFLSENVVFLDMNRDYVASTSPHVMEGQPVTAEFLVTFNAVGTVEERFSSFFAPAIIGGRRYRNCWRSHGIFYSLTRRDVLLDAPPLRHYLALDWAHDLYLLSRGGVHRTSKGLAVFGAEGHSSSDTIYRQSRTRWIEYLLPFFQFSAYAMSCSSAWPLGARWRLFMVLADLNLRTTYGRVASRLRRLRAVSLASGDGGVTP, from the coding sequence ATGAGTGACGATCGTGAGCTGGAGAGCAAGTGCACGGCCGTCCCTGTCGTCTCTGTCGGCATGCCCGTATTCAATGGTGGTGATGCGCTCCATCGAGCGATTGATTCGATTCTGTCTCAAACGTTCACGGATTTCGAGTTGATCATTTCGGATAATCACTCGACCGACGGAACCGCAGATGTCTGTGCGGAGTACGCGGCGCGCGATCGGCGTGTGCGATACATCCGCCAGGCGCGCAACATTGGAGCGGTGGCTAACTTCGAGTTCGTGCGAACTCAGGCGCGCGGTAGATACTTCATGTGGGCGTCTGCCGACGACGTCCGATCCAGTGAGTTTCTATCGGAGAATGTAGTTTTTCTCGACATGAACCGGGACTACGTGGCGTCCACTAGTCCACACGTAATGGAAGGGCAGCCGGTGACTGCGGAGTTTCTCGTCACGTTCAACGCCGTTGGGACCGTCGAGGAGCGATTCTCGTCGTTTTTTGCTCCGGCCATCATTGGTGGACGGCGTTATAGAAACTGCTGGCGTTCCCATGGAATATTCTATTCCTTGACGCGGCGGGATGTCCTGCTGGACGCGCCTCCGCTTCGGCACTATCTGGCGCTGGACTGGGCTCATGACCTGTATTTGCTCAGTCGCGGCGGTGTACACAGGACCAGCAAGGGGCTCGCCGTGTTTGGTGCGGAGGGTCACAGTTCATCCGACACGATTTATCGGCAGTCGCGCACGCGATGGATCGAGTATTTACTTCCGTTCTTCCAGTTCAGTGCCTACGCCATGTCGTGTTCTTCTGCGTGGCCGCTTGGCGCGCGTTGGCGGTTGTTTATGGTACTGGCTGATCTGAATCTTCGAACGACCTATGGTCGCGTAGCGTCTCGGCTGCGGCGACTGCGCGCTGTGTCACTGGCTAGCGGCGACGGAGGAGTCACGCCATGA
- a CDS encoding GHMP kinase produces MISATIDKYIYVTVKRHSPLFNEAYRLNYSTTEHVQSLDAIENDVARECLRLVHVEPPLQIATAADVPASSGLGSSSSFAVGLLYALHAMRGEDVSAGQLAEEACHVEIDVLKRPIGKQDQYAAAFGGLNYITFQANGRVQLEHIWLAGNGAEALFQSSMLFWTGTQREAGAVLAEQQSRIAVTGDTLIRMRDQATECRDILQQYPNDPERLGALIDSGWRAKRSLASTISSSQIDVYYERALAAGAFGGKITGAGGGGFLYLVVPPERQGAVRAALPEMVDISVSYEPRGARLLSRVPE; encoded by the coding sequence GTGATCAGCGCCACTATTGACAAGTACATCTATGTTACCGTGAAAAGACACAGCCCGCTATTCAACGAAGCGTACCGTCTAAACTACTCGACGACGGAACATGTGCAGTCGCTCGATGCGATTGAAAACGATGTGGCACGAGAGTGCCTCCGATTGGTACACGTGGAGCCGCCCCTCCAAATTGCGACCGCAGCGGACGTACCTGCGTCGTCAGGACTCGGATCCTCAAGCAGTTTCGCTGTTGGACTACTTTACGCGCTACATGCGATGCGGGGCGAGGACGTCTCCGCTGGTCAACTCGCTGAAGAGGCGTGTCATGTCGAGATTGACGTGTTAAAACGACCGATTGGAAAGCAAGATCAGTACGCCGCCGCCTTTGGGGGATTGAATTATATCACCTTTCAGGCGAACGGCCGCGTGCAACTTGAGCATATTTGGCTCGCTGGAAACGGAGCCGAGGCGTTGTTCCAAAGCAGTATGTTGTTTTGGACTGGGACGCAGCGCGAGGCAGGGGCGGTTCTAGCGGAGCAACAGTCGCGCATCGCCGTTACGGGCGACACTCTTATCAGAATGCGCGATCAGGCCACGGAATGCCGAGATATCCTGCAGCAATATCCCAACGATCCAGAGCGGTTGGGCGCACTGATCGACTCGGGATGGCGTGCCAAGAGAAGTTTGGCAAGTACGATTAGCTCTTCGCAAATCGATGTCTATTACGAGCGGGCTCTCGCTGCTGGCGCCTTTGGCGGGAAGATCACAGGCGCCGGCGGCGGCGGCTTCCTTTATTTAGTGGTGCCGCCAGAACGGCAAGGCGCCGTTCGCGCGGCACTCCCGGAAATGGTTGACATTAGCGTCAGCTATGAGCCGAGGGGAGCGCGCCTACTTTCTCGTGTTCCGGAATGA
- a CDS encoding class I SAM-dependent methyltransferase encodes MTGPLSSTIDRCRVCASRRIETILNLGNQPLANSLRSSLDEELQRFPLIICRCGECGTVQLTETVAPEVLFKHYVWVTGTSEGARRYAAVFASRIVARVRPGRLRVVEVASNDGTFLKPFLARGDQVLGVDPAQNIAAMAEADGVTTRAEFFGLAVARDIVARQGEADVVFARNVIPHVANANDVVAGMAHCLQADGTGAIEFHRADIILRELHYDSIYHEHLYFHSLHSIGRMLARHGLRPFDVATSPISGGSYVVFFSKKEREQSAEFRSAMREEDVLGVGDAAPWLEFARRCERHRIQLRAMVAAQREAGKRIIGYGASARSATMLNYCGIDHTLLDAVADRSELKHDLYTPGTDILIVPPERAFAIKPDSVLLLAWNFREEILTQVRDEHSWTGEVIVPLPGDPQLLTFA; translated from the coding sequence ATGACGGGCCCACTTTCCAGTACGATCGACCGCTGCCGCGTGTGCGCCAGCCGTCGCATCGAAACGATACTGAATCTCGGCAATCAACCCCTCGCCAATAGTCTTCGTAGCAGTCTCGACGAGGAGTTGCAGCGTTTCCCGCTAATCATTTGCCGGTGCGGCGAATGCGGAACGGTGCAACTAACGGAAACCGTCGCACCGGAGGTGTTGTTCAAACACTACGTGTGGGTCACGGGAACATCCGAAGGGGCACGCCGGTATGCTGCGGTTTTCGCGAGCCGCATTGTCGCGCGCGTCCGCCCGGGCCGGTTGCGGGTCGTGGAGGTCGCAAGCAACGACGGCACGTTCCTCAAGCCGTTTCTCGCTCGAGGCGATCAGGTGCTGGGGGTTGATCCTGCGCAGAATATAGCGGCAATGGCTGAGGCCGACGGCGTGACCACCCGGGCCGAGTTTTTCGGGCTGGCTGTGGCGCGCGATATCGTCGCTCGCCAGGGCGAAGCCGACGTGGTGTTTGCCCGAAACGTCATTCCCCACGTCGCGAACGCGAATGATGTGGTGGCTGGCATGGCGCACTGTCTGCAGGCCGACGGAACGGGTGCGATCGAATTTCATCGCGCCGATATTATTCTGCGGGAACTCCACTACGATTCGATCTATCACGAGCACTTGTACTTTCATTCGTTACACAGCATCGGGAGGATGCTCGCGCGGCACGGTTTGCGCCCGTTCGACGTCGCGACGAGCCCGATCAGCGGCGGTTCGTACGTGGTGTTCTTTTCTAAAAAGGAAAGGGAGCAAAGTGCGGAGTTCCGCTCCGCAATGCGCGAGGAAGATGTGCTGGGGGTTGGCGACGCTGCGCCGTGGCTGGAGTTCGCGCGTCGCTGCGAGCGGCATCGCATCCAGCTCCGGGCCATGGTTGCTGCGCAGCGCGAGGCAGGGAAGCGGATTATCGGTTACGGCGCCTCAGCGCGCAGCGCGACGATGCTCAATTATTGCGGGATTGATCACACACTGCTCGATGCAGTGGCCGACCGCTCGGAGTTGAAACATGATCTGTACACTCCCGGGACGGACATTCTTATTGTGCCGCCCGAACGTGCGTTTGCCATAAAGCCGGACTCGGTGTTGTTGCTAGCGTGGAACTTCCGCGAGGAGATTCTTACGCAAGTCAGGGACGAGCATTCGTGGACGGGCGAGGTGATTGTACCGTTGCCGGGCGACCCTCAACTGTTGACGTTCGCATGA
- a CDS encoding NAD(P)-dependent oxidoreductase, which produces MRILLTGGRGFLGRRLLPLLTGHDVMSLVRTAGESNAQNVREVTGDITLDGNWQAEVAEFAPDWCFHLAWSGLPDYSLANCRTNVDASIGLLEALVQAKVARVIVAGSCWEYGRASGAVREDALPIDYGVFAAAKHACRALLDATSREVGFEYRWARVFFAYGPGQRTSSLVPHLRAAARAGQLPDLRTPGAVQDFVHVDDVARGLFMLAQCDAPSGVFNIGSGHPSTADEIADLVERYYGLTSSRTTVVPGSGFWADSTRITAATGWRPEIGLNEGLASTLREMDATH; this is translated from the coding sequence GTGCGCATATTGCTGACAGGGGGGCGTGGTTTTCTCGGACGGCGGCTCCTCCCGCTACTCACCGGCCATGATGTGATGAGCCTGGTGCGGACCGCGGGCGAGAGCAATGCGCAAAATGTGCGCGAAGTGACTGGGGATATCACGCTCGATGGAAACTGGCAGGCAGAGGTCGCGGAATTTGCGCCCGACTGGTGTTTTCACTTGGCTTGGTCTGGCCTTCCCGATTATTCGCTGGCCAACTGTCGGACGAACGTGGACGCCAGCATCGGACTGCTCGAGGCGCTGGTACAGGCGAAAGTCGCGCGCGTTATTGTGGCGGGGAGTTGCTGGGAGTACGGACGCGCGTCAGGCGCCGTGCGCGAGGACGCGCTGCCCATCGACTACGGCGTGTTTGCGGCCGCCAAGCATGCATGTCGTGCCTTGCTCGACGCGACGTCGCGCGAAGTTGGGTTCGAATACCGCTGGGCTCGCGTTTTCTTTGCATACGGCCCCGGGCAGCGGACCAGTTCGCTTGTGCCCCACTTACGTGCCGCCGCTCGTGCTGGGCAGTTGCCGGACCTACGCACACCAGGGGCCGTGCAGGATTTTGTGCATGTCGATGACGTGGCCCGCGGTCTATTTATGCTCGCTCAGTGCGATGCACCATCAGGCGTGTTCAATATTGGCAGCGGTCATCCGTCGACAGCAGATGAGATTGCGGACCTCGTGGAACGCTACTACGGCCTTACATCATCCCGAACGACTGTCGTGCCGGGATCCGGTTTCTGGGCGGATTCAACTCGCATTACAGCCGCTACGGGCTGGCGCCCGGAAATCGGTTTGAACGAGGGATTGGCCTCCACGCTTCGCGAGATGGATGCGACGCATTGA
- a CDS encoding SIS domain-containing protein: MMNYFEEYFRELGQRLSDANAAQLLSLCDVLKSSRGRKIVVVGNGGSAAIASHVAVDLTKAAGLRAMTFNDADLITCFGNDFGYEQWVEKAIDYYGDAGDVGVFVSSSGRSPNILNGARRATEKGLRVVTLSGFDAENPLRTVGEVNLWVNSRNYNVVETTHQSWLISAVDQIAGVEPVS, from the coding sequence ATGATGAATTATTTCGAAGAGTATTTCCGCGAGCTCGGTCAGCGACTGTCCGACGCGAACGCTGCTCAATTGCTGTCCCTGTGTGATGTTCTGAAAAGCTCGCGTGGTCGGAAGATCGTCGTGGTCGGCAATGGCGGGAGTGCCGCGATCGCGAGCCATGTCGCTGTCGACTTGACAAAGGCGGCCGGCCTGCGCGCAATGACGTTCAATGATGCGGATCTGATTACATGCTTCGGGAACGACTTCGGATACGAACAGTGGGTCGAGAAGGCGATCGATTACTACGGGGATGCCGGTGATGTGGGGGTGTTTGTTTCGAGCAGCGGACGGTCTCCCAACATTCTCAATGGTGCAAGGCGCGCGACAGAGAAAGGCCTACGTGTGGTGACGCTGTCGGGGTTCGACGCCGAGAATCCGTTGCGTACCGTCGGGGAGGTTAACCTCTGGGTCAACAGCCGCAACTACAACGTCGTTGAAACCACTCATCAGTCCTGGCTGATATCGGCGGTGGATCAGATTGCTGGCGTGGAGCCTGTCTCGTGA
- a CDS encoding dTDP-4-dehydrorhamnose 3,5-epimerase family protein has translation MKFTELGLAGVWLIEPELFRDERGAFRRTYCSAEFAAHGLAADAVQGNVSENPHEGTLRGFHFQAAPFGEAKTLTCFTGSLFDIVLDLRPESQTFRQWISVEVSSSDRRMLHVPAGCANAWLTTAPDTLVHYYMSAAYRSDADRGLRYNDPAFGFRWPREPIIISRRDANFPNFDPSSLISD, from the coding sequence ATGAAGTTCACTGAACTGGGTTTGGCCGGTGTTTGGCTGATCGAACCGGAGTTGTTCCGCGACGAGCGGGGTGCATTTCGACGCACGTACTGTTCGGCGGAGTTTGCCGCACATGGCCTTGCCGCGGACGCGGTGCAGGGTAACGTATCGGAAAATCCGCACGAGGGAACTTTGCGGGGCTTCCACTTTCAAGCTGCGCCGTTTGGGGAGGCGAAGACCCTCACGTGCTTCACGGGATCGTTATTCGACATCGTGCTTGACTTGCGGCCGGAGTCGCAGACGTTCCGACAGTGGATATCTGTAGAAGTTTCCTCATCTGACCGCCGGATGCTCCATGTGCCGGCTGGCTGCGCAAATGCTTGGCTGACCACCGCGCCGGACACCTTGGTGCACTACTACATGAGCGCTGCCTACCGCTCGGATGCTGATCGCGGTTTGCGGTACAATGACCCCGCGTTCGGTTTTCGATGGCCTCGAGAACCGATTATCATCTCAAGGCGAGATGCGAATTTTCCGAATTTTGATCCTTCGTCGCTCATCTCCGACTAA
- a CDS encoding NAD-dependent epimerase/dehydratase family protein: MDSKSSVVVCGAGGFIGGALVAELRKRGFRKLRAVDRKPASEWYQQFDDVENLTLDLQFRDDALTALKGADVCFNLAADMGGMGFIENNKALCMLSVLINTHLLEACRAVGVEKYFFASSACVYAGYKQRESTIPGLKEEDAYPADPEDGYGWEKLFGERMCRHFSEDFGITCRVARFHNVYGPYGTYDGGREKAPAAICRKVIASQLAGDNSIEIWGDGGQTRSFMYIDDCIEGILRLMDSDVDEPINVGSDEMVSINQLVDTVEAIAGVKLKRSYRLDAPKGVRGRSSDNALIRARLGWAPSISLRDGMHRTFDWIQSQMSQDPPGTAGSR; encoded by the coding sequence ATGGATTCCAAGAGCAGCGTTGTGGTGTGTGGTGCCGGTGGTTTTATTGGTGGCGCGCTGGTTGCTGAACTACGGAAACGAGGGTTCCGGAAGCTTCGCGCTGTGGACCGAAAACCAGCCTCGGAGTGGTATCAGCAATTCGATGACGTAGAAAATCTCACACTCGACTTGCAGTTCCGCGACGACGCGTTGACTGCCCTGAAAGGTGCGGACGTTTGCTTCAACCTCGCCGCCGACATGGGTGGCATGGGCTTTATCGAGAACAATAAAGCGCTCTGCATGTTGAGCGTGCTCATTAACACACACTTGCTTGAGGCGTGCCGGGCCGTCGGTGTCGAGAAGTACTTCTTTGCGTCGAGCGCCTGTGTGTATGCCGGCTATAAGCAGCGAGAAAGTACGATCCCAGGGCTCAAGGAAGAGGATGCGTATCCGGCTGATCCTGAAGATGGATACGGCTGGGAAAAACTCTTTGGTGAGCGGATGTGTCGCCACTTTAGCGAGGATTTCGGCATCACGTGCAGAGTCGCCCGCTTCCATAATGTCTACGGGCCGTACGGTACGTACGACGGTGGCCGAGAGAAGGCGCCGGCTGCGATTTGCCGAAAAGTGATCGCGTCTCAGCTCGCCGGTGACAACAGCATCGAGATCTGGGGTGATGGGGGGCAGACCAGATCCTTTATGTACATCGATGATTGTATCGAAGGCATTTTGCGGCTGATGGACAGTGACGTTGATGAACCCATCAACGTGGGGAGCGATGAGATGGTTTCGATCAATCAGCTCGTCGACACCGTCGAAGCGATTGCAGGGGTGAAGCTCAAGCGATCGTATCGTCTCGACGCTCCGAAGGGGGTTCGGGGTCGCTCCAGCGACAATGCTCTCATCCGGGCCCGACTCGGGTGGGCACCCAGCATTTCGCTGCGTGACGGAATGCATCGGACCTTCGACTGGATTCAATCCCAAATGAGTCAGGATCCCCCGGGTACCGCCGGCTCGCGATAG
- a CDS encoding SDR family NAD(P)-dependent oxidoreductase — translation MYTDTRTILITGASRGIGMALCDQFLDAGHRVIACHRRLGSADAVELSQARTERLVVLELDVTAPESVLRLVGELERREIHAIDVLINNAGVLTNRSGGLLTTTDAEVLECFDVNVLGTVRVTRALIPLLLNSPRGTIANIGSRAASLALTTAAADQYGYRMSKCALNMLTRLICLEFPSLVATAIHPGWIKTDIGGPHASLELNDVVPILGNLILALRLEQSGKFLTHSGDHIPW, via the coding sequence ATGTACACTGATACTCGGACCATCCTCATTACCGGCGCTAGTCGCGGAATTGGAATGGCGCTCTGCGACCAGTTTCTCGATGCTGGCCACAGGGTCATCGCGTGCCATCGCAGGCTGGGTAGCGCTGACGCCGTTGAACTGTCCCAGGCTCGCACAGAGCGCCTTGTCGTGCTCGAGCTCGACGTCACTGCGCCGGAGAGTGTGTTGCGCCTCGTCGGCGAGCTCGAGAGGCGAGAAATTCACGCTATCGATGTACTAATCAACAATGCGGGTGTCCTGACGAACCGATCAGGCGGACTTCTGACCACGACTGACGCCGAGGTGCTCGAATGTTTCGACGTCAACGTGCTGGGCACCGTGCGCGTGACGCGTGCGCTTATTCCACTCCTACTGAATTCGCCGAGGGGAACAATTGCAAACATCGGATCACGTGCCGCGTCGCTTGCGCTGACGACCGCCGCGGCGGACCAGTACGGGTACCGGATGTCCAAATGCGCGCTGAACATGCTCACGCGGCTTATCTGCCTCGAATTCCCGTCGCTCGTCGCGACGGCTATTCACCCTGGCTGGATTAAGACTGACATTGGCGGTCCCCATGCCTCGCTCGAGCTCAACGATGTTGTCCCGATTCTCGGGAATCTGATTCTGGCGCTCAGGCTAGAGCAATCCGGCAAGTTTCTGACTCACTCAGGTGACCACATTCCATGGTGA